Proteins from one Podospora pseudoanserina strain CBS 124.78 chromosome 1, whole genome shotgun sequence genomic window:
- the HOS2 gene encoding histone deacetylase (EggNog:ENOG503NWW7; COG:B), whose amino-acid sequence MGSFWHQGLFKISTQHARRQGPYFFRRKLVPKPFTHLRFSSHLTQTHHHFEMMDVDSYRWRPPKTNYLPHNIDMDPVVEEFEIPLGRASDHENAAYFEKMKLAAQEFNIVRPKGYTVSYHATSEMEKHHFGQTHPMKPWRLTLTKSLVTAYGMPFAMDNYNTRHATYEELNSFHSSDYLDYLATAAPEDQPRDLDNPDKDVKFNLGGSDCPLFHGLYDYCSMSAGTSLDAARKICNKQSDIAIAWGGGLHHAKKSEASGFCYINDIVLAILQLLRLYPRVLYIDIDVHHGDGVEEAFFSTDRVMTVSFHKYQPEVFFPGTGGLNDNGPKSEHNPGAHHAINVPLNDGITDEQYEHLFKSIIGQVNTTFRPSAIALQCGADSLAGDRLGRFNLKVEGHAACVRFCKSLGIPMILFGGGGYTPRNVARAWAYETSIAIGADQNIPAEIPQHAPWRQHFVHETLFPTLEQSMSEPRNNKNTEKRLRDIVAHVHEQLRFVQHAPSVQSSIIPPDLGPVRDEVEERLKEERGEREGDEVERRVKEQGLGVEGEMAV is encoded by the exons ATGGGCAGCTTCTGGCACCAGGGTCTTTTCAAGATCTCAACTCAGCACG CTCGGCGGCAGGGCCCGTATTTCTTTCGAAGAAAGCTCGTTCCCAAGCCCTTCACTCACCTGAGATTTTCGTCCCATCTCACAcaaactcaccaccacttcGAAATGATGGACGTCGATTCGTACCGCTGGCGTCCGCCAAAGACCAATTACCTCCCTCACAACATCGACATGGATCCAGTCGTGGAGGAATTCGAGATCCCACTCGGAAGGGCCAGCGACCACGAAAACGCCGCCTACTTTGAGAAAATGAAGCTCGCCGCCCAAGAGTTCAACATCGTCAGACCCAAAGGGTACACGGTCTCATACCACGCGACCTCCGAGATGGAAAAGCACCATTTTGGCCAAACCCACCCAATGAAGCCCTGGCGCTTAACTCTCACCAAAAGCTTGGTGACAGCCTATGGCATGCCCTTCGCCATGGACAACTACAACACCCGGCACGCCACCTACGAAGAGCTCAACTCTTTCCACTCGAGCGATTATCTGGACTACCTCGCGACGGCCGCCCCAGAGGACCAACCCCGAGACCTGGATAACCCCGACAAGGACGTCAAGTTCAACCTCGGCGGTTCCGACTGTCCCCTCTTCCACGGTCTCTACGACTACTGCTCCATGTCAGCCGGCACCTCCCTAGACGCCGCCCGCAAAATCTGCAACAAACAATCCgacatcgccatcgcctGGGGCGGCGGCCTTCACCACGCCAAAAAGTCCGAAGCCTCCGGGTTCTGCTACATCAACGACAtcgtcctcgccatcctccagctctTGCGGCTCTACCCCCGCGTGTTATACATCGACATTGACGTCCACCACGGCGACGGCGTAGAAgaggccttcttcagcaCCGACCGCGTCATGACCGTCTCGTTCCACAAGTACCAACCCGAAGTCTTCTTTCCCGGCACCGGCGGGCTGAACGACAACGGTCCGAAATCCGAGCACAACCCCGGAGCTCACCACGCCATCAACGTTCCCCTCAACGACGGCATCACAGACGAGCAGTACGAGCACCTGTTCAAGTCCATCATTGGGCAAGTCAACACCACGTTCCGCCCGAGTGCGATCGCCCTCCAGTGCGGCGCCGACTCTCTTGCTGGCGACCGACTTGGTAGGTTCAATCTGAAGGTAGAGGGTCACGCGGCCTGCGTGAGGTTTTGCAAAAGTCTAGGCATTCCCATGATTttgtttggtgggggggggtaCACGCCCCGAAACGTGGCCAGGGCGTGGGCGTACGAGACCTCCATCGCGATTGGCGCCGACCAGAACATTCCGGCGGAGATCCCGCAGCATGCGCCGTGGAGGCAGCACTTTGTGCACGAGACGCTTTTTCCGACGCTGGAGCAGAGTATGAGTGAGCCGAGGAATAACAAGAATACGGAGAAGAGGCTGAGGGATATTGTGGCGCATGTGCATGAGCAGTTGAGGTTTGTGCAGCACGCGCCGAGCGTGCAGAGCAGTATTATCCCACCGGATTTGGGGCCGGTGagggatgaggtggaggagaggttgaaggaggagaggggggagagggagggggatgaggtggagcggagggtgaaggagcaggggttgggagtggagggggagatggctgTTTAG
- a CDS encoding hypothetical protein (EggNog:ENOG503NX9Q; COG:A), translating to MASRSRDVPDDELFMSRPAPSGEDCDSPTVEPLRIFKPLSPAPDKASNRPKYPAPPSSSSSYSSSTAAGPSSSPAPKPAIASLPPLPSFPFGGSSSAAPLPYPDDDFHKTTQPSKPSRLPYPDDGRKTSSPAPVGRLYSPPPVSSSPKPYGDSASRPTLNTGDKKAGLAERRGTAPKPLQSPDSPGDDRDELFAKPLRNPAVSISTSTSSSTSSASPAPKISNAYQQKPYYPPPGGASNINRFSSTASTSTTRASRGSPPPPETPIVEPGAIPGGGIEARYAAAGISGTATLNALQAQQAQSAAAQSRLAQYGGQRPPAQPQPTRPWTPTEAPDQQPFGPPTVYQGADVVPKPTPPQQGGYNLPQNPNPASQAPASSNLQVSVLEQDFQRMQASTPPPAYTSVNPSANSSQYPNEKQRPVPTSSNSAPAVPGVAQHPAQNAAPSPAPSAVSQHAVASSSRPNASPAPAASSSPAPEKPKPVANTAAAVPAHNAGHPAFANDHPAFANEAKPAAVQNGQPALAHTPSLLAAASSPPPLPEGWIAHLDQNSGQYYYIHLATQATQWEFPKGPTPLNHDAAPLSPTTSTYGNPLASPLLGGGKSALASPMFHPQGHPGYAESIMSVTASVAPSTAGFTGPPPSAGVDVYKVMPTNGVYFGPYLRYVNMDLEKGVWLGSIMIVTDAPQPPTIHIHLSMDLSPNPRQLVPNNIHAHQRWTFWKYDVALQMSDHGTERWTYAVTSHLGCTRYEFVVAGRYETGWRMLAHSGNDFAPSTNQNERARLGGVGFMWKDILQKNIDCGGFHVQLGLGAQIYGDRLWKEVPLLRQWLAMQGRENRKNAPWTARHQEDVSHAYFHYYTSHFDQPFMREAFAQIPHVLQIDDHDIFDGFGSYPDYMQSSAVFKGIGRIAIEMYLLFQHHTTVEILRNVSSDMDLFTVTGSGWHFLKYLGPAMVVIGPDCRSERTQTRVMAGPTYQGIFPKVATLPPSVQHCIWMISVPVIYPRLETVETLANTFATGKKAVNTTYNILGKVTSSVAGVVGGKEMVQHGFKEVKKAVGKSGLMGNVLNQFGEFDIAEELKDLWTHESKDLERTYLIRTLQGIAQQKGIRMTFLSGDVNSCGAGLVHDPSHPQDHKTMYQLIASPVVAAPSSNYLMKMLHNNKLLYVPQNGHKSTHEVSDTKEDMMEIFHTDASGAAREHKKLMARRNYVAIVAYDPEVIANGGQQGQGQPGYAGSVHSGNSGGLSKLSLAVDFVVQGDGAYTATTKYGPVIVPHLEFGH from the exons ATGGCCAGCCGGTCGCGCGATGTCCCGGATGATGAGCTCTTTATGAGCCGCCCAGCGCCGTCTGGGGAAGATTGCGACAGTCCGACCGTTGAGCCGTTGAGAATATTCAAACCGCTGAGCCCGGCCCCCGATAAGGCATCCAACCGGCCAAAGTATCCTGCCCcgccttcatcgtcgtcttcctACTCGTCCTCAACCGCGGCAGGcccatcgtcatcgccaGCACCCAAGCCAGCAATTGCGTCCCTGCCACCACTCCCCTCGTTTCCTTTCGGGGGCTCAAGCTCTGCGGCGCCGCTTCCGTATCCTGACGACGACTTCCACAAGACTACCCAGCCATCAAAGCCCAGTCGGCTACCCTATCCAGATGATGGCCGCAAGACCTCTTCACCCGCGCCTGTTGGTAGGCTCTACAGTCCTCCACCGGTATCATCAAGTCCCAAGCCGTACGGAGACTCAGCTTCACGGCCGACCCTGAACACTGGAGACAAGAAGGCTGGTCTTGCTGAACGGCGTGGAACAGCACCCAAACCGCTGCAGAGCCCTGACAGCCCAGGGGATGACAGGGATGAGTTGTTCGCAAAGCCTCTCAGGAACCCAGCCGTTTCCATCTCGacctcgacttcttcttcgacTAGCTCTGCCTCTCCAGCGCCAAAAATTTCGAATGCCTATCAGCAAAAGCCCTactatcctcctcccggcGGCGCAAGCAATATCAACCGCTTTTCGTCGACGgcgtcaacctcgacgactCGCGCCAGTCGTGGatcacccccgccccctgaGACTCCTATTGTGGAGCCAGGTGCGATTCCTGGGGGCGGCATCGAGGCACGATATGCTGCTGCAGGCATCTCCGGGACCGCGACTCTTAATGCTCTACAAGCGCAACAGGCTCAAAGCGCTGCTGCACAGTCACGACTGGCGCAATACGGTGGCCAACGTCCCCCGGCGCAGCCACAGCCCACCCGGCCTTGGACGCCGACTGAAGCTCCGGACCAGCAGCCCTTCGGTCCGCCTACGGTGTACCAGGGGGCCGATGTAGTCCCAAAACCCACACCACCGCAACAAGGAGGCTACAATCTTCCCCAGAATCCCAACCCGGCTTCTCAGGCCCCAGCAAGCAGCAACCTACAGGTTTCGGTATTGGAGCAAGACTTCCAGCGCATGCAAGCCTCGACTCCTCCGCCTGCCTATACATCTGTCAATCCCAGCGCAAATAGCTCCCAGTACCCGAACGAGAAGCAACGCCCGGTACCGACCAGTTCGAACTCGGCCCCAGCTGTTCCCGGCGTTGCGCAACACCCTGCCCAAAACGCGGCTCCGAGCCCTGCCCCCAGTGCCGTATCCCAGCACGCTGTTGCCTCCAGCTCCCGACCCAACGCCAGTCCGGCCCCGGCTGCTTCATCATCGCCAGCGCCAGAGAAGCCAAAGCCTGTTGCGAATACAGCTGCCGCCGTACCAGCACACAACGCCGGTCATCCCGCGTTTGCGAACGATCACCCTGCTTTCGCCAACGAGGCAAAGCCCGCAGCGGTGCAAAATGGGCAACCAGCGCTGGCACATACACCGTCTCTTCTCGCGGCGGCGTCTTCTCCACCCCCGCTGCCGGAGGGCTGGATTGCGCATCTTGACCAAAACTCGGGACAGTACTATTACATTCACCTGGCGACCCAGGCCACACAGTGGGAATTTCCCAAGGGACCAACCCCTCTAAACCACGACGCAGCTCCCCTCTCGCCCACCACATCCACTTATGGAAACCCGCTTGCCTCGCCACTGTTGGGCGGCGGCAAGTCCGCGTTGGCCTCGCCCATGTTCCACCCCCAAGGTCATCCAGGCTACGCCGAGAGCATCATGAGCGTCACAGCATCGGTAGCTCCTTCGACAGCAGGATTCACGGGACCTCCTCCCAGTGCCGGGGTCGATGTGTACAAGGTGATGCCAACAAATGGCGTCTATTTTGGACCGTATCTGCGCTATGTCAACATGGAcctggaaaagggggtctGGCTTGGCAGCATCATGATCGTGACCGATGCGCCACAGCCTCCCACCATTCACATTCATCTTAGCATGGATCTTTCCCCCAATCCTCGGCAGCTTGTGCCAAATAACATACATGCGCACCAGAGGTGGACTTTCTGGAAGTACGATGTGGCGCTCCAGATGTCGGACCATGGGACCGAGAGGTGGACGTACGCAGTGACTTCGCACTTGGGATGCACACGGTACGAATTTGTCGTTGCCGGTCGCTATGAGACAGGATGGCGCATGCTTGCCCACTCTGGCAATGACTTTGCGCCGAGTACCAACCAAAACGAAAGGGCGAGGCTTGGTGGCGTGGGCTTCATGTGGAAGGATATCCTTCAAAAGAACATCGACTGCGGCGGGTTCCATGTCCAGCTCGGCCTGGGAGCTCAAATCTACGGTGATCGTCTCTGGAAGGAGGTGCCTCTTTTGAGGCAGTGGTTGGCGATGCAGGGGAgagaaaacagaaagaaTGCGCCGTGGACAGCGCGGCATCAGGAGGATGTGTCGCATGCGTACTTTCACTACTACACCAGTCACTTTGACCAGCCGTTTATGCGCGAGGCGTTTGCGCAGATTCCGCACGTTTTGCAGATTGATGATCATGATAT CTTTGATGGGTTTGGCTCCTATCCCGACTACATGCAGTCGTCTGCTGTCTTCAAGGGCATCGGCCGGATCGCTATTGAGATGTATCTTCTCTTCCAGCATCACACTACAGTTGAAATCCTACGCAACGTCAGCTCAGACATGGATCTGTTCACTGTCACCGGCTCAGGCTGGCACTTCCTCAAGTACCTCGGTCCCGCCATGGTAGTCATCGGCCCAGACTGCCGCTCCGAGCGTACTCAAACCCGCGTCATGGCCGGCCCGACATACCAAGGCATCTTCCCCAAGGTGGCCACCCTCCCGCCCAGCGTCCAGCACTGCATCTGGATGATTTCGGTACCGGTCATCTATCCCCGTCTCGAAACTGTCGAAACCCTCGCCAACACCTTTGCCACGGGCAAAAAAGCCGTCAATACCACTTACAACATCCTCGGCAAGGTCACGTCCTCCGTCGCCGGCGTGGTAGGCGGCAAGGAGATGGTCCAGCACGGCTTCAAGGAAGTGAAGAAGGCTGTTGGAAAGTCTGGGCTGATGGGCAACGTCCTCAACCAGTTTGGCGAGTTTGACATTGCCGAAGAGCTCAAAGACCTTTGGACTCACGAGTCGAAGGACCTCGAGCGTACTTACCTCATCCGCACACTCCAGGGGATCGCCCAGCAAAAGGGTATCCGTATGACGTTTCTGTCAGGAG ACGTCAACTCCTGCGGCGCAGGCCTAGTCCAcgacccctcccacccccaagacCACAAAACAATGTACCAACTCATCGCCTCCCCCGTCGTCGCCGCGCCCTCGAGCAATTACCTCATGAAGATGctccacaacaacaagcttctTTACGTTCCCCAGAACGGCCACAAGTCTACTCATGAAGTGTCGGACACAAAGGAGGACATGATGGAGATCTTCCATACTGATGCGTCGGGCGCGGCGAGGGAGCACAAGAAgctgatggcgaggaggaactATGTCGCCATTGTGGCGTATGACCCGGAGGTGATTGCCAATGGGGGGcagcaggggcaggggcagccGGGTTATGCGGGGAGTGTGCACAGTGGAAATTCGGGAGGGTTGAGCAAGTTGAGTTTGGCGGTTGATTTTGTGGTGCAGGGGGATGGAGCTTACACGGCGACGACCAAGTATGGGCCGGTGATTGTGCCGCATTTGGAGTTTGGGCACTGA
- a CDS encoding hypothetical protein (EggNog:ENOG503NU8J; COG:S), with amino-acid sequence MSLHRVASLETFAILPTDQRSRRSSDASARARKLTFNPLPQEWDPPAGLDQLHAVGAFEVPRWKRLLQVAAAVFYCLFASGVVFGYAAIKPVLKSEGAYKDICSAPGGLVSEDTCIEIHLNLMFTVAAVATNVAALPIGAILDHYGPRVCGILGSLFLAIGAALMANESRLPFDGLLFGYLFLALGGPFTYISSFQLSNAFPKNSGLILALLTGAFDASSALFLVYRIVFQKSEGAFGHQRFFMVYLIVPVVIIILQFTLMPSQSYKTVGELVEEIEEPVAEEPDDQVDEETALLQEEERQHRADVIEGLQNVLGSAKADKQAKREERKNEISGVWGVMHPYTSWEQIKSPWFILICAFTVIQMTRINYFVATIRAQYEAIFGSIEKAAEINEFFDLALPIGGILSIPFIGMILDHTSTVTVLACLVTCATTIGVLGIIPQTWAAYGNICLFVLYRPFYYTAVSDYSAKVFGFRTFGKVYGTIICLSGVFNFSQSGLDFLFHQTFKGNPLPVNVMLLSLGLAVGLGLVGFVAIKAKMIKRKMLSEEAYGAFSDPRWNH; translated from the exons ATGTCACTGCATCGTGTTGCGTCGCTCGAAACTttcgccatcctcccaacCGACCagagatcaaggaggagctccGATGCTTCGGCTCGCGCCCGCAAATTAACCTTCAACCCACTCCCGCAAGAATGGGATCCTCCAGCTGGCCTGGACCAACTTCATGCCGTTGGCGCCTTTGAGGTGCCTCGCTGGAAGCGTCTAC TCCaggttgccgccgccgtcttctACTGCCTCTTCGCGTCCGGTGTTGTCTTTGGATATGCCGCCATCAAGCCAGTCCTCAAGTCGGAGGGTGCCTACAAAGATATCTGCTCAGCCCCGGGCGGGCTAGTCAGCGAGGACACATGCATAGAGATACATCTGAACTTGATGTTCACGGTGGCCGCTGTGGCTACGAATGTTGCTGCTCTCCCTATTGGAGCTATCCTCGATCACTATGGGCCTCGGGTGTGTGGTATACTTGGCAGTCTCTTCCTGGCCATTGGCGCGGCGCTGATGGCCAACGAGAGCCGCTTGCCTTTTGACGGCTTGTTGTTTGGTTATCTTTTCCTGGCTCTGGGAGGCCCCTTTACCTACATCTCGTCGTTCCAGCTGTCCAATGCCTTCCCCAAAAACTCGGGCCTCATTTTGGCCCTCTTGACGGGCGCTTTCGACGCCTCCAgcgccttgttcttggtgtaCCGGATCGTCTTTCAAAAGTCAGAGGGCGCCTTTGGACATCAGCGGTTCTTCATGGTGTACTTGATTGTACCTGTGGTGATCATCATCTTGCAGTTTACGCTGATGCCATCTCAGTCTTACAAGACGGTTGgtgagctggtggaggagatcgAGGAGCCAGTCGCCGAGGAACCGGATGACCAGGTTGACGAAGAAACCGCCCTGctccaggaggaggaaagacaACATCGCGCCGATGTCATCGAGGGTCTCCAGAACGTGCTCGGCTCGGCCAAGGCGGACAAGCAAGCGAAACGCGAGGAGCGCAAGAATGAGATCTCGGGTGTCTGGGGTGTCATGCACCCCTACACGTCTTGGGAGCAGATCAAGTCCCCTTGGTTTATCTTGATCTGCGCTTTTACTG TTATCCAAATGACCCGCATCAATTACTTCGTTGCCACAATTCGCGCCCAGTACGAAGCCATCTTTGGCTCTATCGAAAAAGCGGCCGAGATCAACGAATTCTTCGACCTCGCTCTCCCCATCGGCGGTATTCTCAGCATTCCCTTCATTGGTATGATTCTCGACCACACCAGCACCGTTACCGTGCTTGCCTGCCTCGTCACATGCGCCACCACGATCGGCGTCCTGGGTATCATCCCGCAGACATGGGCTGCGTACGGAAATATTTGCCTGTTTGTTCTTTACCGTCCATTTTATTACACGGCGGTGTCGGACTACAGCGCCAAGGTGTTTGGATTCAGGACGTTTGGCAAGGTTTACGGTACGATTATCTGCCTGTCTGGCGTCTTCAACTTCTCGCAGTCTGGGTTGGATTTCTTGTTTCACCAAACCTTCAAGGGCAATCCTCTACCGGTGAatgtgatgttgttgagtttggggCTGGCAGTTGGTCTCGGGCTGGTAGGCTTCGTGGCTATCAAGGCAAAGATGatcaagaggaagatgctTTCAGAGGAGGCATACGGTGCGTTCAGTGACCCAAGGTGGAATCACTAG